The genomic DNA CTCACCCAAAAAAGCAGTTGCAAGGGGGTGCTATGCTTATAGCCGGTTTATGCTTATAGCCGGTTTATGCTTATAGCCGGTTTATGCTTATAGCCAGTTTGTTTATAAGCAGGTATCACTGTAACTCTTTCGCTTAAAGACTCATGCGAGCGTCGGCAACTTTGGCTTGCATCGTCGTGCAAAGGTCTTTCCCACTTCCTGGAAGGAATTCCCTTGGAAGGAATTTCCATCTCAATGTCGTCTCGCTTTTTGATCGCTGTTCTTCCCCCTGAGGCATTTTGCTTTCCGACTCGACACCTTTCTCGTTTCATCCCAGTCCAGACAGACCCTTAGCGCCAATGGGGTCCTTGACATTCACACCGCTTCACAAGACCTTTGGCGCCGAGTGCAACGGCGTCGACTTCCAACAGCCGCTATGTGAGCGAACAGTGACGGCCATCCGCGATGGCATGGCAGATTACGGTGTCCTGGTGTTCCGTCGCACTGGACTCGATGATGACGGGCACGAGCAATTTGCGCTGCGCTTCGGTGATCCAGACCTGTCGGCCGTGGCTGTAACGAGACGTGCGGGTCGACTGGCAAACAGCAAGATTCTGGTGGACGTCAGCAATGTCGGACCCAACGGCCGAGTAATGCCAGTAGAGAGCACCATGGCAAAGGTTTCGCGAGGCAACAATCTGTTCCACGTCGACTGCTCGTACAATCCCCGCCGAGCCGGCTATTCCATTCTGCGCGCTGACCAGCTTCCACCGCCCGGCCATGGTGGAAGCACGCAATTTGCAGATACACGCACGGCCTATGACGAGTTGCACGATGAGTTCAAAGACCAGATAAAGGATTTTGTCATTTGTCACTCGATCATGCATAGCCGCAGGGTTGGCGCGCCTGACATCGCTCTGTTCCGCTGGCTGAGAATCCGGGATTTCCCACATCGCTTCCA from Cercospora beticola chromosome 3, complete sequence includes the following:
- a CDS encoding uncharacterized protein (SMCOG1121:dioxygenase, TauD/TfdA~antiSMASH:Cluster_8), translated to MGSLTFTPLHKTFGAECNGVDFQQPLCERTVTAIRDGMADYGVLVFRRTGLDDDGHEQFALRFGDPDLSAVAVTRRAGRLANSKILVDVSNVGPNGRVMPVESTMAKVSRGNNLFHVDCSYNPRRAGYSILRADQLPPPGHGGSTQFADTRTAYDELHDEFKDQIKDFVICHSIMHSRRVGAPDIALFRWLRIRDFPHRFHRLVQQHEPSGRTNLYIASHVHHIEGMSEEDSRPIIQELLRHASRDEHVLTVEWESKGDLDNTCVMHRAGGGSFEGRYVRDLRRATVYDSSADAYGLPRPQPWGIKWTFWFFMLLHSVDKFWRSLATWGTTKRT